A segment of the Lycium ferocissimum isolate CSIRO_LF1 chromosome 10, AGI_CSIRO_Lferr_CH_V1, whole genome shotgun sequence genome:
TCTGGGCAGATGCCAAATATAAAGGTTCAACCAGTTGATCAGTCAGCGAAGATGAACTTTCAGTCCCAGCATGCAGTGGGAGATAACCATTTATCTTCCTATCAGCATCAACACCGTCAACAGCCGCCTCAGCAGTTCCAGGAGCAACACCAACTTGTTCAATCTCAACTCCAACAGAAGCTGCAAAATCAGCAGCACCAAATTTTGTCAAGGAGCAATGCTTTTGCTCAATCTCATTTACCTTCTGATCTTGGTATTCAGGTAAAGTCTGAGCCTGGAAATCATGATGAAGCTCAACAGTCTCGGGTCAATGCTGGGCAATTTCAGTTTTCCGACATAAATCAGATTCAGCCAAATTCTGTTGAAGACCATTCTAAAGGTACTCAGTTGCTCCCTCCTCAGTCTAGTCAGCAGGATATCTGTTTGTCAGTGTCTCAGCCTTCAGAACAAAAGCATCAATTGTTGAATTCACAACAGTTTGTTACTGATTCTAAGAGTCATTTCAGCTTTTTCTCTAATGGGGTTCATTCAGATGCAGTATTTCAGGGTCAATGGTATTCCAAGTCGCAAGACGGGAGTCAACTACCAGGTAGCTTCTCAGATAAGCAAAATTTGCAAGAGGAGTTGTGTCAGAGAACTTCCAGGAAGGAGGAAGCTTATCCAAATAATTTGTCCACAGAGAGATCACCGGTCGGTCAAGCTTTTGGTAACAGAGAAGTTGCTACAAATAACTCAAGCAGCTCCATCTGCAGATTTAATAACCTTCCTCGTGAACAACAATATTACAATCAGCAGAAGTGGCTATTATTTTTGACTCATGCACGTGGATGTTCTGCTCCTGAAGGGAAATGTGCAGAGCAGAATTGCATAAAAGCTCAAAAACTTGTGAAGCATATGGAACGATGCAGCACTTTTGAGTGTCAATATCCTCGTTGCCCTGCAACAAGGGTCTTGATTAATCACTATAGACGGTGCAGAGATCTAAAGTGTCCTGTTTGCATTCCTGTCAGGAATTTTGTACGGGCACAGCAGAAAGTTGCTCGTCCTGGCTGTAATTCGGATATGCCAAATTCCGCTAATGGTACTTGTAGATCCTATGGTGCTGGTGAAATTGCTTCCAGGTTGACTGCCAAGCAGAGTTCAGTGCCAGTTCAAACAGAAGATTTGCAGCCTTCTCTTAAGCGCACGAAGATTGAGCAACCTTCTCAATCTCTTATCTTGGAAACTGAAAATTGTTTTATGTCAGTTTCCGCCGGCCAGTCTCATGTTACCCAAAATGCCCAGCTTGTTGAACAGCACGGCAATGCTGTGAAATCTGAAGTTACTGACGTAATGATGGAAATTCCTGCTATGGCTGTGCAAGTCAGTCCCGGGAGTATTGACATACGAAATGACAATTTGGATGGTACCTGCATTCAAAAGCCGGATGGTGATCCTGTTGTATCAAGTAATGCAGCTTCACTTGTGAAACAGGAAAATGTTAAGACTGAGGAGGACATTGTTCAGCCTAAACAGGAAAATACGTCAGCACCCCCTGAAAGCACCAGTGGATCCAAGTCTGGGAAGCCTACAATAAAGGGTGTATCAATGACTGAATTATTCACCCCAGAGCAAGTCCGAGAACACATTATTGGTCTGAGGCGATGGGTTGGCCAGGTCTATCTTGCATGCTATTGTTAGTTGTCTGACATACACATTTACTGCCAAATATCATGTGTTTCGATATGAGTTGGTGATTAATGTTTTAAATCTTTTCGTaataacatgttttttttaaaatcattaatAGTCAAAATCATGAGCTGCCTTAGAAAAGGGGTGGTGGTTGCTTTAAAGACTAAATGCATACATGTTTTGAGAAATTTGTAACGATTCTAAACTTGGCTAAGGTAGGGTTATGCGTTCATTGGTTCATTGTTGAACTGAGTTTTGCATGTACCTAGTTATTGCATTGAGATGAAATGACTTAAAATGTATTTGCTGATCTGCTTGTTGAGTCATAAAATATTTTATCGCCCGCGAGCTGAATTTTCTATCAAGACGATACACCCTCAAAGTGGTATAGCATTATTTTGATATACAGAGCTGAGACACAATAATAAActaatttatgtaatttgcGATCTAGTATGTGTATCTTGGTAGTGAATTATAATCCTTCAGGAGGTAAGTTTTGGACCTAAGGAATATATGGTGTATCCATTTATAGTTGATGAGAAATGAAACACCTACTCTATTAAAAGGACATTTACTTAAATTCTTTCACCCTCTTAGAAACTTCAAAAGACAATAATTTTACTTTTCACTGCGACGTGGTACGAAACATTGCTGAATTATCAGTATCTGTGGCATTTATTCTACCGacattttttgtttgattttctgatcagtatatattattatttccaGATATGAAATGttgatttcttttttacttggcagagcaaagcaaaagcagaaaaaaatcaagcaatggaACATTCCATGAGTGAAAATTCATGTCAATTATGTGCAGTTGAGAAGCTAAATTTTGAACCTCCGCCTATATATTGTACTCCTTGTGGTGCTCGTATCAAACGAAACGCAATGTATTATACCATTGGAACTGGTGATACTAGACACTACTTCTGCATTCCATGCTATAATGAGGCTCGTGGAGAcaccattgttgttgatgggaCCACTGTTCCAAAGGCGAggatggagaaaaagaaaaatgatgagGAAACTGAAGAATGGGTATTTGTCTCTCCTTTTGGAATTTATTCAGAAGATCtcatttttgaagaaattaattgaaaaatccTGCTCTACACCTTTTTTTCAGTAGCTCACAATGTTCTCTTCATTGTTCTGAATTTTGATtagttttgttatttttgttaaaaataaaagttgctGTTTGTGCAGTGGGTTCAATGTGATAAGTGTGAAGCTTGGCAACATCAGATTTGTGCATTGTTCAATGGTAGGAGGAATGATGGTGGGCAGGCTGAGTATACCTGTCCCAATTGCTATATTATAGAGGTTGAAAGAGGTGAACGGAAGCCCTTACCACAAAGTGCTGTTCTTGGAGCGAAAGATCTGCCTCGGACAGTTCTCAGTGATCATATTGAGGAACGATTAGATCGcgttttgaagaaagaaagagagagaagagcaaTACGTGAAGGAAAAAATTCTGATGAGGTAAGTCAATTGGCTTGAGTTTTGAACAGTCCAGTCAAAATGTTAAAGACTTTCATTGATTTAAGATGAGAGCATGATGCATTGATACTGGTGGACACCGATTTCATTGTTGTGATAGGTAATATAGTCTTGATTGAGTCATCATCAAGGGGACAAAAGTCATGCCATAACAAAACTTGGTACTCCAAACATTATAAAGCTCACATTGGTCTTTATGGTGAATGCTGCATTCACTACTTTAACCAGAATAGTTGTTTATGCTTAAGTCCAGATTATGGAATAGCTTCAGCCTTGTAACAAAAAGTGACATAGAAGTAAAATATcttgtcttctttcttcaaaaaagaaaaagagtaaaaTGTCTTGTCTTCAGATTTGCAGTTTTATGTGTTTCTTTAGAGATTTGGATAACCTCATAGACAGCTCATCTTAGAGAATATTAAGTACTGAGATAAATTAGCTTGTGGATTGAACTGCTCAATTGCTTAAACTTTTCCATAGTAAAATATAGAAACTCATTTCCTCGTGGATAAATGTTTTGTTTGGTGTGTCTTCTAAGTTCTGTTTATTGATATGTTCATCGGCAATTGTTCACTTATGTATGTCTAGTTAACCTTCTGCGTATGTTTCTTATCTCCAGGTTCCTGGTGCTGAAGGGCTCGTTGTAAGAGTTGTGTCATCGGTAGACAAAAAGTTAGAAGTGAAATCAAGGTTTCTCGAGGTCTTTCAAGAAGAGAACTATCCATTGGAGTTCCCATATAAATCAAAGGTACACTTTTGGCCCTTCTTCTGTTTACTGCAAAAGAAAGTTGTTTGGCTGTGAAAAGGACCATATTCAcagaattaaacaaaaatagaagATGGTACGTGTTTGTTGTTTGAAACAAACCAAAGCTACGATAGTCACGttcttttaaatattactttgagccccctttcttcgtgagttattttttttccaatttcatatttttctttcatatgaCTATGTTAAGATACTTTAAATTAACTaaatcttatgttattttcttcaaaatgtaattattatttactcttttttttttttaaaatgtgtttcttatatttatatagTAAGTACTTTTGTATTAATTTAATGCATGTTGTCAAGGATAATGTATAACGTTCAGCTACAGTAAGGGGTCTGGTTGAAAGTTCATATAATATTTGGTTATACAACAAGTTTAATGAGTTCAGAAACATCTCATCCTGAGACAATTGTTTTCCAATAGCAGTCATCATTGTTTTGCACTAAATGTTTTTAAGAAACTTTTGTAACAAGTTTCTCTGAAAAACTATCCAATCGTTACATAATTGTTGGTGATATTTTGGgtgcaatacaacaacaacaaacccagtgtaatcccacaagtggggtatgGGGAGGGTAGTGTGtgcgcagaccttaccccctaCCTTTGGGAAGGTAGAAAGGcggtttccgatagaccctcagctcaaagCAAGATAAAAAGGAGGCAGTAGCAACAAGCATAAACAACAAGATAATAAGATAACTGAGGAAGGAAATTCAATTTTGATGAGGAAGGAAATTGAAATGTAATAATACCAGATATTCATACATCTAAAGTAGATCTAATCTGTTGGTAGAGAATGGATTATTGGTTTGTGAGACATCATTATTGATGAATTATTGGTGTGATAGACATCTCTATAACATGCGCCTCATTATGTGTTTCTAGTGTGCAATTTGATGAGTGTCTTATATAGGTAAAAATTGTTTTGGTTCACTCCATATTCATCCATTTCGTGTTTCCCTGACCTGAATTGTGACTCAATACTCTTGAACTTTGTAGTAGTTCCAGCTCTGTAGTGGAGAGATTATTTGGGGGAGCCTATGCTTCAGTAAAGTCTAAGTCAGTGGTTGGATTGGAAGGTCAATTTTTTATGGTGGTTTTGGGAATAAAATGGTGGACTGATTCTATTcattattcttcgataaatataataaatcaATTGATTAACTACTCCGCGATCAACTAGTTGAGATTGGCTAGATAAATTCTGCTTAACTATTACACTCTATTATATTGTCTTAGGGTGTTAGGTCAAGCATTTGGTCTTAAGATCTCTGTCTGTCGTTTCTTAGCTTATTTCTCTTGCAATTAGGTGATCAGAGTTCGAGTGCTGACTAATAAGTTGCATCCTTCAGGTGTTATTGTTATTTCAGAAAATTGAGGGTGTAGAAGTATGCCTCTTTGGCATGTATGTTCAGGAATTTGGATCTGAATGCGCACAACCAAATCATCGCCGTGTTTATCTCTCGTATCTAGATTCGGTCAAATATTTCAGGCCAGAGATCAAAGCATGGTCTGGCGAGGCTCTTCGTACATATGTGTACCATGAAATATTGGTAATCTTTTTCTGCGGTCATTTTTGTttgttgattttctttatttgtattATTGGTTCTTATAGTGGTATTCTTgttatattttgattatattcCAGATTGGATATTTAGAATATTGCAAAAAGCGTGGTTTCACAAGTTGCTATATATGGGCTTGTCCTCCACTGAAGGGTGAagattatatattatattgccacCCAGAAATCCAGAAAACCCCAAAATCTGACAAGCTCAGAGAGTGGTGAGCTCAATAAATTTTTGACGTGTTATCAATTTTTTAGAATGTGTCCTTCAGTCTCAAATCCTTTGTTATCTGTTTTGATGAACTTCTAATGTGGTGAGGTAATGTTGCTCTTTTGGGGGTATGTTCTTGACTAGGTTTACTTTCTTATAATTCAGGTATTTATCAATGTTAAGAAAAGCTGTGAAGGAAAATATTGTTGTAGATCTCACAAATTTATATGACCATTTCTTCATCTCCACGGGCGAATGTAAAGCTAAAGTGACTGCAGCTCGCCTGCCATATTTTGATGGGGACTATTGGCCTGGTGCAGCAGAGGATatgatttttcaacttcaacaagAAGAAGATGGGAGGAAACATCATAAGAAGGGAGCTATGAAGAAGACCATATCAAAAAGAGCTCTTAAAGCATCTGGTCAATCTGATCTTTCTGGAAATGCAACTAAGGATATACTTCTAATGCACAAAGTAATTTTAGCCTCTAAACATCTTTATTAATCTGATCTTTTGTGGAAATGCATCTAAAGATCTACTGCTAATGCACAATTTTAGCCGTTAAACACTTTATTTACTCCTAATTACTTTCTCTCTGAATGTTTGTTGACTGATTTGCTGTTAAATATGATTTGtattcatcaaaagaaacatcaTGGTTTGTGGCTTTGATTTTTGAACGGTATAAACtctttaatatttttccttttatctctATAGATGCTCCTCTTGAATATATTGCTACTCTCCTACCAAGCACCgactttttgtaaaattattttGCTCCCTGTGTTGAAAGCTGATGGACTGTCAATGTCTTTTTATCTATACATTCGTTTGTGTCCTCACAAATTTCTACTTGTCACAGCTTGGTGAAACTATTTCTCCAATGAAGGAAGATTTCATTATGGTCCATTTGCAGCACGCGTGTACTCATTGCTGTATTTTAATGGTATCCGGAAATCGTTGGGTATGCAAACAATGCAAGAACTTTCAGCTTTGCGACAAGTACGAGTCTTGCCTCTCTCATTTCATTTATCAGAGTAGTAAAACTTTTCTATTCTATAAAGAGTCATACTTATT
Coding sequences within it:
- the LOC132032916 gene encoding histone acetyltransferase HAC1-like isoform X6, producing the protein MSGGHMRISYEYLMQRQQAHEKPPKKVMDIVKRLEEGLFKSASTKEEYLNLSTLENRLHGLIKGLRMNTQNQRFSRVSSSGSIGTMIPTPGMAQSANSALIGTSSVDSSMASGSTIASSTVNTGSFLPMANVSSSVTNGYQQPTSNFMVSSGGNNLVPSMSGQRMTSQMIPTPGFNSSGGANLNNNSSAQSSMSLDSPSNIAAFSSVDSTIVSQPLQQKQHVAAQNSRILHTVGSHVGGGIRSGFQNRSYGQSTGPMNGGGLGMIGNNLHLVNGSASDGYIPATTYGNSPKSLPQHFDQQHQPLMQGDRYGISHAETSGSGNLCLPVSSVGMVMNNQKPAAVALQSMSKTNSPLITNQSNLIASGQMPNIKVQPVDQSAKMNFQSQHAVGDNHLSSYQHQHRQQPPQQFQEQHQLVQSQLQQKLQNQQHQILSRSNAFAQSHLPSDLGIQVKSEPGNHDEAQQSRVNAGQFQFSDINQIQPNSVEDHSKGTQLLPPQSSQQDICLSVSQPSEQKHQLLNSQQFVTDSKSHFSFFSNGVHSDAVFQGQWYSKSQDGSQLPGSFSDKQNLQEELCQRTSRKEEAYPNNLSTERSPVGQAFGNREVATNNSSSSICRFNNLPREQQYYNQQKWLLFLTHARGCSAPEGKCAEQNCIKAQKLVKHMERCSTFECQYPRCPATRVLINHYRRCRDLKCPVCIPVRNFVRAQQKVARPGCNSDMPNSANGTCRSYGAGEIASRLTAKQSSVPVQTEDLQPSLKRTKIEQPSQSLILETENCFMSVSAGQSHVTQNAQLVEQHGNAVKSEVTDVMMEIPAMAVQVSPGSIDIRNDNLDGTCIQKPDGDPVVSSNAASLVKQENVKTEEDIVQPKQENTSAPPESTSGSKSGKPTIKGVSMTELFTPEQVREHIIGLRRWVGQSKAKAEKNQAMEHSMSENSCQLCAVEKLNFEPPPIYCTPCGARIKRNAMYYTIGTGDTRHYFCIPCYNEARGDTIVVDGTTVPKARMEKKKNDEETEEWWVQCDKCEAWQHQICALFNGRRNDGGQAEYTCPNCYIIEVERGERKPLPQSAVLGAKDLPRTVLSDHIEERLDRVLKKERERRAIREGKNSDEVPGAEGLVVRVVSSVDKKLEVKSRFLEVFQEENYPLEFPYKSKVLLLFQKIEGVEVCLFGMYVQEFGSECAQPNHRRVYLSYLDSVKYFRPEIKAWSGEALRTYVYHEILIGYLEYCKKRGFTSCYIWACPPLKGEDYILYCHPEIQKTPKSDKLREWYLSMLRKAVKENIVVDLTNLYDHFFISTGECKAKVTAARLPYFDGDYWPGAAEDMIFQLQQEEDGRKHHKKGAMKKTISKRALKASGQSDLSGNATKDILLMHKLGETISPMKEDFIMVHLQHACTHCCILMVSGNRWVCKQCKNFQLCDKCYEVEQTLEARERHPIYHKDIHMLYPTEIDDVPADTEDKDGILESEFFDTRQAFLSLCQGNHYQYDTLRRAKHSSMMVLYHLHNPTAPAFVTTCNICHLDIETGQGWRCETCPDYDVCNACYQKDGGVDHPHKLTPHLSIAERDAQNKEAREQRVLQLKKMLELLVHASQCRSSHCQYPNCRKVKGLFRHGIQCKVRASGGCVLCKKMWYLLQLHARACKVSDCHVPRCRDLKEHLRRLQQQSDSRRRAAVMEMMRQRAAEVANSAG
- the LOC132032916 gene encoding histone acetyltransferase HAC1-like isoform X7; translation: MQRQQAHEKPPKKVMDIVKRLEEGLFKSASTKEEYLNLSTLENRLHGLIKGLRMNTQNQRFSRVSSSGSIGTMIPTPGMAQSANSALIGTSSVDSSMASGSTIASSTVNTGSFLPMANVSSSVTNGYQQPTSNFMVSSGGNNLVPSMSGQRMTSQMIPTPGFNSSGGANLNNNSSAQSSMSLDSPSNIAAFSSVDSTIVSQPLQQKQHVAAQNSRILHTVGSHVGGGIRSGFQNRSYGQSTGPMNGGGLGMIGNNLHLVNGSASDGYIPATTYGNSPKSLPQHFDQQHQPLMQGDRYGISHAETSGSGNLCLPVSSVGMVMNNQKPAAVALQSMSKTNSPLITNQSNLIASGQMPNIKVQPVDQSAKMNFQSQHAVGDNHLSSYQHQHRQQPPQQFQEQHQLVQSQLQQKLQNQQHQILSRSNAFAQSHLPSDLGIQVKSEPGNHDEAQQSRVNAGQFQFSDINQIQPNSVEDHSKGTQLLPPQSSQQDICLSVSQPSEQKHQLLNSQQFVTDSKSHFSFFSNGVHSDAVFQGQWYSKSQDGSQLPGSFSDKQNLQEELCQRTSRKEEAYPNNLSTERSPVGQAFGNREVATNNSSSSICRFNNLPREQQYYNQQKWLLFLTHARGCSAPEGKCAEQNCIKAQKLVKHMERCSTFECQYPRCPATRVLINHYRRCRDLKCPVCIPVRNFVRAQQKVARPGCNSDMPNSANGTCRSYGAGEIASRLTAKQSSVPVQTEDLQPSLKRTKIEQPSQSLILETENCFMSVSAGQSHVTQNAQLVEQHGNAVKSEVTDVMMEIPAMAVQVSPGSIDIRNDNLDGTCIQKPDGDPVVSSNAASLVKQENVKTEEDIVQPKQENTSAPPESTSGSKSGKPTIKGVSMTELFTPEQVREHIIGLRRWVGQSKAKAEKNQAMEHSMSENSCQLCAVEKLNFEPPPIYCTPCGARIKRNAMYYTIGTGDTRHYFCIPCYNEARGDTIVVDGTTVPKARMEKKKNDEETEEWWVQCDKCEAWQHQICALFNGRRNDGGQAEYTCPNCYIIEVERGERKPLPQSAVLGAKDLPRTVLSDHIEERLDRVLKKERERRAIREGKNSDEVPGAEGLVVRVVSSVDKKLEVKSRFLEVFQEENYPLEFPYKSKVLLLFQKIEGVEVCLFGMYVQEFGSECAQPNHRRVYLSYLDSVKYFRPEIKAWSGEALRTYVYHEILIGYLEYCKKRGFTSCYIWACPPLKGEDYILYCHPEIQKTPKSDKLREWYLSMLRKAVKENIVVDLTNLYDHFFISTGECKAKVTAARLPYFDGDYWPGAAEDMIFQLQQEEDGRKHHKKGAMKKTISKRALKASGQSDLSGNATKDILLMHKLGETISPMKEDFIMVHLQHACTHCCILMVSGNRWVCKQCKNFQLCDKCYEVEQTLEARERHPIYHKDIHMLYPTEIDDVPADTEDKDGILESEFFDTRQAFLSLCQGNHYQYDTLRRAKHSSMMVLYHLHNPTAPAFVTTCNICHLDIETGQGWRCETCPDYDVCNACYQKDGGVDHPHKLTPHLSIAERDAQNKEAREQRVLQLKKMLELLVHASQCRSSHCQYPNCRKVKGLFRHGIQCKVRASGGCVLCKKMWYLLQLHARACKVSDCHVPRCRDLKEHLRRLQQQSDSRRRAAVMEMMRQRAAEVANSAG
- the LOC132032916 gene encoding histone acetyltransferase HAC1-like isoform X4, which translates into the protein MNLQHMAGQISGQVPNQSGTSLPGLPQQSGNPFSMQMQNPVVHSNMPNIEPEYSKARNFISNKIYEYLMQRQQAHEKPPKKVMDIVKRLEEGLFKSASTKEEYLNLSTLENRLHGLIKGLRMNTQNQRFSRVSSSGSIGTMIPTPGMAQSANSALIGTSSVDSSMASGSTIASSTVNTGSFLPMANVSSSVTNGYQQPTSNFMVSSGGNNLVPSMSGQRMTSQMIPTPGFNSSGGANLNNNSSAQSSMSLDSPSNIAAFSSVDSTIVSQPLQQKQHVAAQNSRILHTVGSHVGGGIRSGFQNRSYGQSTGPMNGGGLGMIGNNLHLVNGSASDGYIPATTYGNSPKSLPQHFDQQHQPLMQGDRYGISHAETSGSGNLCLPVSSVGMVMNNQKPAAVALQSMSKTNSPLITNQSNLIASGQMPNIKVQPVDQSAKMNFQSQHAVGDNHLSSYQHQHRQQPPQQFQEQHQLVQSQLQQKLQNQQHQILSRSNAFAQSHLPSDLGIQVKSEPGNHDEAQQSRVNAGQFQFSDINQIQPNSVEDHSKDAVFQGQWYSKSQDGSQLPGSFSDKQNLQEELCQRTSRKEEAYPNNLSTERSPVGQAFGNREVATNNSSSSICRFNNLPREQQYYNQQKWLLFLTHARGCSAPEGKCAEQNCIKAQKLVKHMERCSTFECQYPRCPATRVLINHYRRCRDLKCPVCIPVRNFVRAQQKVARPGCNSDMPNSANGTCRSYGAGEIASRLTAKQSSVPVQTEDLQPSLKRTKIEQPSQSLILETENCFMSVSAGQSHVTQNAQLVEQHGNAVKSEVTDVMMEIPAMAVQVSPGSIDIRNDNLDGTCIQKPDGDPVVSSNAASLVKQENVKTEEDIVQPKQENTSAPPESTSGSKSGKPTIKGVSMTELFTPEQVREHIIGLRRWVGQSKAKAEKNQAMEHSMSENSCQLCAVEKLNFEPPPIYCTPCGARIKRNAMYYTIGTGDTRHYFCIPCYNEARGDTIVVDGTTVPKARMEKKKNDEETEEWWVQCDKCEAWQHQICALFNGRRNDGGQAEYTCPNCYIIEVERGERKPLPQSAVLGAKDLPRTVLSDHIEERLDRVLKKERERRAIREGKNSDEVPGAEGLVVRVVSSVDKKLEVKSRFLEVFQEENYPLEFPYKSKVLLLFQKIEGVEVCLFGMYVQEFGSECAQPNHRRVYLSYLDSVKYFRPEIKAWSGEALRTYVYHEILIGYLEYCKKRGFTSCYIWACPPLKGEDYILYCHPEIQKTPKSDKLREWYLSMLRKAVKENIVVDLTNLYDHFFISTGECKAKVTAARLPYFDGDYWPGAAEDMIFQLQQEEDGRKHHKKGAMKKTISKRALKASGQSDLSGNATKDILLMHKLGETISPMKEDFIMVHLQHACTHCCILMVSGNRWVCKQCKNFQLCDKCYEVEQTLEARERHPIYHKDIHMLYPTEIDDVPADTEDKDGILESEFFDTRQAFLSLCQGNHYQYDTLRRAKHSSMMVLYHLHNPTAPAFVTTCNICHLDIETGQGWRCETCPDYDVCNACYQKDGGVDHPHKLTPHLSIAERDAQNKEAREQRVLQLKKMLELLVHASQCRSSHCQYPNCRKVKGLFRHGIQCKVRASGGCVLCKKMWYLLQLHARACKVSDCHVPRCRDLKEHLRRLQQQSDSRRRAAVMEMMRQRAAEVANSAG
- the LOC132032916 gene encoding histone acetyltransferase HAC1-like isoform X1 is translated as MNLQHMAGQISGQVPNQSGTSLPGLPQQSGNPFSMQMQNPVVHSNMPNIEPEYSKARNFISNKIYEYLMQRQQAHEKPPKKVMDIVKRLEEGLFKSASTKEEYLNLSTLENRLHGLIKGLRMNTQNQRFSRVSSSGSIGTMIPTPGMAQSANSALIGTSSVDSSMASGSTIASSTVNTGSFLPMANVSSSVTNGYQQPTSNFMVSSGGNNLVPSMSGQRMTSQMIPTPGFNSSGGANLNNNSSAQSSMSLDSPSNIAAFSSVDSTIVSQPLQQKQHVAAQNSRILHTVGSHVGGGIRSGFQNRSYGQSTGPMNGGGLGMIGNNLHLVNGSASDGYIPATTYGNSPKSLPQHFDQQHQPLMQGDRYGISHAETSGSGNLCLPVSSVGMVMNNQKPAAVALQSMSKTNSPLITNQSNLIASGQMPNIKVQPVDQSAKMNFQSQHAVGDNHLSSYQHQHRQQPPQQFQEQHQLVQSQLQQKLQNQQHQILSRSNAFAQSHLPSDLGIQVKSEPGNHDEAQQSRVNAGQFQFSDINQIQPNSVEDHSKGTQLLPPQSSQQDICLSVSQPSEQKHQLLNSQQFVTDSKSHFSFFSNGVHSDAVFQGQWYSKSQDGSQLPGSFSDKQNLQEELCQRTSRKEEAYPNNLSTERSPVGQAFGNREVATNNSSSSICRFNNLPREQQYYNQQKWLLFLTHARGCSAPEGKCAEQNCIKAQKLVKHMERCSTFECQYPRCPATRVLINHYRRCRDLKCPVCIPVRNFVRAQQKVARPGCNSDMPNSANGTCRSYGAGEIASRLTAKQSSVPVQTEDLQPSLKRTKIEQPSQSLILETENCFMSVSAGQSHVTQNAQLVEQHGNAVKSEVTDVMMEIPAMAVQVSPGSIDIRNDNLDGTCIQKPDGDPVVSSNAASLVKQENVKTEEDIVQPKQENTSAPPESTSGSKSGKPTIKGVSMTELFTPEQVREHIIGLRRWVGQSKAKAEKNQAMEHSMSENSCQLCAVEKLNFEPPPIYCTPCGARIKRNAMYYTIGTGDTRHYFCIPCYNEARGDTIVVDGTTVPKARMEKKKNDEETEEWWVQCDKCEAWQHQICALFNGRRNDGGQAEYTCPNCYIIEVERGERKPLPQSAVLGAKDLPRTVLSDHIEERLDRVLKKERERRAIREGKNSDEVPGAEGLVVRVVSSVDKKLEVKSRFLEVFQEENYPLEFPYKSKVLLLFQKIEGVEVCLFGMYVQEFGSECAQPNHRRVYLSYLDSVKYFRPEIKAWSGEALRTYVYHEILIGYLEYCKKRGFTSCYIWACPPLKGEDYILYCHPEIQKTPKSDKLREWYLSMLRKAVKENIVVDLTNLYDHFFISTGECKAKVTAARLPYFDGDYWPGAAEDMIFQLQQEEDGRKHHKKGAMKKTISKRALKASGQSDLSGNATKDILLMHKLGETISPMKEDFIMVHLQHACTHCCILMVSGNRWVCKQCKNFQLCDKCYEVEQTLEARERHPIYHKDIHMLYPTEIDDVPADTEDKDGILESEFFDTRQAFLSLCQGNHYQYDTLRRAKHSSMMVLYHLHNPTAPAFVTTCNICHLDIETGQGWRCETCPDYDVCNACYQKDGGVDHPHKLTPHLSIAERDAQNKEAREQRVLQLKKMLELLVHASQCRSSHCQYPNCRKVKGLFRHGIQCKVRASGGCVLCKKMWYLLQLHARACKVSDCHVPRCRDLKEHLRRLQQQSDSRRRAAVMEMMRQRAAEVANSAG